A single Struthio camelus isolate bStrCam1 chromosome 8, bStrCam1.hap1, whole genome shotgun sequence DNA region contains:
- the MCOLN2 gene encoding mucolipin-2 isoform X1 produces the protein MEISLKYLPGGRAARGNMMAQSDLDLTETALKEDLKFYFMNPCEKYRARHQIPWKLALQILKILMVTTQLIFFGLSNQLVVSFKEENTVAFKHLFLKGYSGVDEDDYSCSIYTQQEAYDSIFYVINQYKQLKNISLGTLGYGQDENEGSGLKICKQQYKKGTMLPSNDTLNIDVATETECILLKPQELASKKAELKLNSSFFNLEFYRLIQVEISFKLKGIALQTIHARELPDCYVFQNTITLNNRAHSGKIKIYFDSDTDIQECKDWHISGSILQKNTQYVLVFDGFVIISCLASLILCTRSIILALKLQKRFVNFFLEKYKRHVCHADRLEFINGWYVLVIISDMMTIIGSILKMEIKAKNLTSYDVCSILLGTSTLFVWVGVIRYLGYFQTYNVLILTMQASLPKVLRFCCCAGMIYLGYTFCGWIVLGPYHEKFEDLNTVAECLFSLVNGDDMFATFAQIQQKSMLVWLFSRLYLYSFISLFIYMILSLFIALITDSYDTIKKYQQSGFPVTDLHEFLKECGSVGYRKEQASMPFICCCRRQQSDDNLILIN, from the exons atGGAGATCTCCCTCAAGTACCtgcccggcggccgggccgcccgcgg AAATATGATGGCTCAGTCAGATTTGGATCTAACAGAAACAGCTCTAAAAGAAGATTTGAAATTTTACTTCATGAACCCATGTGAAAAATACAGAGCAAGACATCAAATACCATGGAAACTGGCTTTGCAGATTTTGAAGATACTGATGGTTACTACACAg CTTATCTTTTTTGGTTTGAGTAACCAGTTGGTGGTCTCATTCAAAGAGGAGAACACTGTTGCTTTTAAACACCTTTTCCTGAAAGGATATTCTGGTGTTGATGAAGATGACTACAGCTGCAGTATATATACACAGCAGGAAGCTTATGATAGCATTTTTTATGTTATTAATCAG TACAAACAATTAAAGAACATTTCCCTGGGGACGCTTGGTTATGGACAAGATGAAAATGAAGGATCAGGTTTAAAAATCTGTAAACAGCAGTACAAGAAAGGCACAATGCTTCCTTCCAATGATACACTGAACATAGATGTTGCTACTGAAACAG AATGTATCCTTTTAAAGCCACAGGAGCTAGCCAGTAAGAAGGCTGAACTGAAGTTGAATTCCTCATTTTTCAATCTGGAATTTTACAG GCTTATACAGGTTGAAATCTCCTTCAAGCTAAAAGGCATCGCTCTCCAAACAATCCATGCCCGTGAATTGCCCGACTGTTACGTGTTTCAAAATACT ATCACTTTGAATAATAGAGCCCACAgtggaaaaatcaaaatttattttgatagTGATACTGATATTCAAGAATGCAAAGACTGGCACATATCTGGTTCTA TTCTCCAGAAAAATACTCAGTATGTTCTGGTTTTCGATGGATTTGTCATTATAAGTTGCCTTGCTTCTCTTATTCTCTGCACGCGATCCATTATTCTTGCCTTGAAACTGCAAAAA AGATTTGTGAATTTCTTCCTGGAGAAATACAAACGTCATGTCTGTCATGCTGATCGCTTGGAGTTCATAAATGGATGGTATGTCCTGGTAATTATCAGTGATATGATGACCATCATTGGATCAatcttaaaaatggaaataaaagccaaG AATCTTACAAGTTATGATGTCTGCAGTATTTTACTTGGAACATCAACTTTGTTTGTCTGGGTTGGCGTCATCCGATATTTGGGATATTTTCAAACCTACAAT GTACTCATTTTAACTATGCAAGCATCACTGCCCAAAGTTCTAAGGTTTTGTTGTTGTGCTGGGATGATTTATCTTGGCTATACTTTCTGTGGTTGGATTGTATTGGGACCTTATCATGAAAAG TTTGAAGATCTGAACACAGTGGCTGAGTGTCTGTTTTCTTTGGTCAATGGTGATGATATGTTCGCAACATTTGCTCAAATCCAGCAGAAGAGCATGTTGGTGTGGTTGTTCAGTCGGTTATATCTGTACTCCTTCATTAGTCTGTTTATATACATGATCCTCAGCCTTTTCATTGCACTCATTACAGACTCCTATGACACCATAAAG aaatatcaaCAAAGTGGGTTTCCAGTAACGGATCTACATGAATTTCTAAAAGAGTGTGGCAGTGTTGGCTATAGAAAAGAACAAGCTTCCATGCCGTTCATCTGCTGCTGTAGAAG ACAACAGAGCGATGACAACTTGATACTTATTAATTGA
- the MCOLN2 gene encoding mucolipin-2 isoform X4: MEISLKYLPGGRAARGNMMAQSDLDLTETALKEDLKFYFMNPCEKYRARHQIPWKLALQILKILMVTTQLIFFGLSNQLVVSFKEENTVAFKHLFLKGYSGVDEDDYSCSIYTQQEAYDSIFYVINQYKQLKNISLGTLGYGQDENEGSGLKICKQQYKKGTMLPSNDTLNIDVATETECILLKPQELASKKAELKLNSSFFNLEFYRLIQVEISFKLKGIALQTIHARELPDCYVFQNTITLNNRAHSGKIKIYFDSDTDIQECKDWHISGSILQKNTQYVLVFDGFVIISCLASLILCTRSIILALKLQKRFVNFFLEKYKRHVCHADRLEFINGWYVLVIISDMMTIIGSILKMEIKAKVLILTMQASLPKVLRFCCCAGMIYLGYTFCGWIVLGPYHEKFEDLNTVAECLFSLVNGDDMFATFAQIQQKSMLVWLFSRLYLYSFISLFIYMILSLFIALITDSYDTIKKYQQSGFPVTDLHEFLKECGSVGYRKEQASMPFICCCRRQQSDDNLILIN; encoded by the exons atGGAGATCTCCCTCAAGTACCtgcccggcggccgggccgcccgcgg AAATATGATGGCTCAGTCAGATTTGGATCTAACAGAAACAGCTCTAAAAGAAGATTTGAAATTTTACTTCATGAACCCATGTGAAAAATACAGAGCAAGACATCAAATACCATGGAAACTGGCTTTGCAGATTTTGAAGATACTGATGGTTACTACACAg CTTATCTTTTTTGGTTTGAGTAACCAGTTGGTGGTCTCATTCAAAGAGGAGAACACTGTTGCTTTTAAACACCTTTTCCTGAAAGGATATTCTGGTGTTGATGAAGATGACTACAGCTGCAGTATATATACACAGCAGGAAGCTTATGATAGCATTTTTTATGTTATTAATCAG TACAAACAATTAAAGAACATTTCCCTGGGGACGCTTGGTTATGGACAAGATGAAAATGAAGGATCAGGTTTAAAAATCTGTAAACAGCAGTACAAGAAAGGCACAATGCTTCCTTCCAATGATACACTGAACATAGATGTTGCTACTGAAACAG AATGTATCCTTTTAAAGCCACAGGAGCTAGCCAGTAAGAAGGCTGAACTGAAGTTGAATTCCTCATTTTTCAATCTGGAATTTTACAG GCTTATACAGGTTGAAATCTCCTTCAAGCTAAAAGGCATCGCTCTCCAAACAATCCATGCCCGTGAATTGCCCGACTGTTACGTGTTTCAAAATACT ATCACTTTGAATAATAGAGCCCACAgtggaaaaatcaaaatttattttgatagTGATACTGATATTCAAGAATGCAAAGACTGGCACATATCTGGTTCTA TTCTCCAGAAAAATACTCAGTATGTTCTGGTTTTCGATGGATTTGTCATTATAAGTTGCCTTGCTTCTCTTATTCTCTGCACGCGATCCATTATTCTTGCCTTGAAACTGCAAAAA AGATTTGTGAATTTCTTCCTGGAGAAATACAAACGTCATGTCTGTCATGCTGATCGCTTGGAGTTCATAAATGGATGGTATGTCCTGGTAATTATCAGTGATATGATGACCATCATTGGATCAatcttaaaaatggaaataaaagccaaG GTACTCATTTTAACTATGCAAGCATCACTGCCCAAAGTTCTAAGGTTTTGTTGTTGTGCTGGGATGATTTATCTTGGCTATACTTTCTGTGGTTGGATTGTATTGGGACCTTATCATGAAAAG TTTGAAGATCTGAACACAGTGGCTGAGTGTCTGTTTTCTTTGGTCAATGGTGATGATATGTTCGCAACATTTGCTCAAATCCAGCAGAAGAGCATGTTGGTGTGGTTGTTCAGTCGGTTATATCTGTACTCCTTCATTAGTCTGTTTATATACATGATCCTCAGCCTTTTCATTGCACTCATTACAGACTCCTATGACACCATAAAG aaatatcaaCAAAGTGGGTTTCCAGTAACGGATCTACATGAATTTCTAAAAGAGTGTGGCAGTGTTGGCTATAGAAAAGAACAAGCTTCCATGCCGTTCATCTGCTGCTGTAGAAG ACAACAGAGCGATGACAACTTGATACTTATTAATTGA
- the MCOLN2 gene encoding mucolipin-2 isoform X6: MEISLKYLPGGRAARGNMMAQSDLDLTETALKEDLKFYFMNPCEKYRARHQIPWKLALQILKILMVTTQYKQLKNISLGTLGYGQDENEGSGLKICKQQYKKGTMLPSNDTLNIDVATETECILLKPQELASKKAELKLNSSFFNLEFYRLIQVEISFKLKGIALQTIHARELPDCYVFQNTITLNNRAHSGKIKIYFDSDTDIQECKDWHISGSILQKNTQYVLVFDGFVIISCLASLILCTRSIILALKLQKRFVNFFLEKYKRHVCHADRLEFINGWYVLVIISDMMTIIGSILKMEIKAKNLTSYDVCSILLGTSTLFVWVGVIRYLGYFQTYNVLILTMQASLPKVLRFCCCAGMIYLGYTFCGWIVLGPYHEKFEDLNTVAECLFSLVNGDDMFATFAQIQQKSMLVWLFSRLYLYSFISLFIYMILSLFIALITDSYDTIKKYQQSGFPVTDLHEFLKECGSVGYRKEQASMPFICCCRRQQSDDNLILIN, encoded by the exons atGGAGATCTCCCTCAAGTACCtgcccggcggccgggccgcccgcgg AAATATGATGGCTCAGTCAGATTTGGATCTAACAGAAACAGCTCTAAAAGAAGATTTGAAATTTTACTTCATGAACCCATGTGAAAAATACAGAGCAAGACATCAAATACCATGGAAACTGGCTTTGCAGATTTTGAAGATACTGATGGTTACTACACAg TACAAACAATTAAAGAACATTTCCCTGGGGACGCTTGGTTATGGACAAGATGAAAATGAAGGATCAGGTTTAAAAATCTGTAAACAGCAGTACAAGAAAGGCACAATGCTTCCTTCCAATGATACACTGAACATAGATGTTGCTACTGAAACAG AATGTATCCTTTTAAAGCCACAGGAGCTAGCCAGTAAGAAGGCTGAACTGAAGTTGAATTCCTCATTTTTCAATCTGGAATTTTACAG GCTTATACAGGTTGAAATCTCCTTCAAGCTAAAAGGCATCGCTCTCCAAACAATCCATGCCCGTGAATTGCCCGACTGTTACGTGTTTCAAAATACT ATCACTTTGAATAATAGAGCCCACAgtggaaaaatcaaaatttattttgatagTGATACTGATATTCAAGAATGCAAAGACTGGCACATATCTGGTTCTA TTCTCCAGAAAAATACTCAGTATGTTCTGGTTTTCGATGGATTTGTCATTATAAGTTGCCTTGCTTCTCTTATTCTCTGCACGCGATCCATTATTCTTGCCTTGAAACTGCAAAAA AGATTTGTGAATTTCTTCCTGGAGAAATACAAACGTCATGTCTGTCATGCTGATCGCTTGGAGTTCATAAATGGATGGTATGTCCTGGTAATTATCAGTGATATGATGACCATCATTGGATCAatcttaaaaatggaaataaaagccaaG AATCTTACAAGTTATGATGTCTGCAGTATTTTACTTGGAACATCAACTTTGTTTGTCTGGGTTGGCGTCATCCGATATTTGGGATATTTTCAAACCTACAAT GTACTCATTTTAACTATGCAAGCATCACTGCCCAAAGTTCTAAGGTTTTGTTGTTGTGCTGGGATGATTTATCTTGGCTATACTTTCTGTGGTTGGATTGTATTGGGACCTTATCATGAAAAG TTTGAAGATCTGAACACAGTGGCTGAGTGTCTGTTTTCTTTGGTCAATGGTGATGATATGTTCGCAACATTTGCTCAAATCCAGCAGAAGAGCATGTTGGTGTGGTTGTTCAGTCGGTTATATCTGTACTCCTTCATTAGTCTGTTTATATACATGATCCTCAGCCTTTTCATTGCACTCATTACAGACTCCTATGACACCATAAAG aaatatcaaCAAAGTGGGTTTCCAGTAACGGATCTACATGAATTTCTAAAAGAGTGTGGCAGTGTTGGCTATAGAAAAGAACAAGCTTCCATGCCGTTCATCTGCTGCTGTAGAAG ACAACAGAGCGATGACAACTTGATACTTATTAATTGA
- the MCOLN2 gene encoding mucolipin-2 isoform X2, whose amino-acid sequence MLLPAQKKLINMMAQSDLDLTETALKEDLKFYFMNPCEKYRARHQIPWKLALQILKILMVTTQLIFFGLSNQLVVSFKEENTVAFKHLFLKGYSGVDEDDYSCSIYTQQEAYDSIFYVINQYKQLKNISLGTLGYGQDENEGSGLKICKQQYKKGTMLPSNDTLNIDVATETECILLKPQELASKKAELKLNSSFFNLEFYRLIQVEISFKLKGIALQTIHARELPDCYVFQNTITLNNRAHSGKIKIYFDSDTDIQECKDWHISGSILQKNTQYVLVFDGFVIISCLASLILCTRSIILALKLQKRFVNFFLEKYKRHVCHADRLEFINGWYVLVIISDMMTIIGSILKMEIKAKNLTSYDVCSILLGTSTLFVWVGVIRYLGYFQTYNVLILTMQASLPKVLRFCCCAGMIYLGYTFCGWIVLGPYHEKFEDLNTVAECLFSLVNGDDMFATFAQIQQKSMLVWLFSRLYLYSFISLFIYMILSLFIALITDSYDTIKKYQQSGFPVTDLHEFLKECGSVGYRKEQASMPFICCCRRQQSDDNLILIN is encoded by the exons ATGCTTCTGCCTGCTCAGAAGAAGCTGAT AAATATGATGGCTCAGTCAGATTTGGATCTAACAGAAACAGCTCTAAAAGAAGATTTGAAATTTTACTTCATGAACCCATGTGAAAAATACAGAGCAAGACATCAAATACCATGGAAACTGGCTTTGCAGATTTTGAAGATACTGATGGTTACTACACAg CTTATCTTTTTTGGTTTGAGTAACCAGTTGGTGGTCTCATTCAAAGAGGAGAACACTGTTGCTTTTAAACACCTTTTCCTGAAAGGATATTCTGGTGTTGATGAAGATGACTACAGCTGCAGTATATATACACAGCAGGAAGCTTATGATAGCATTTTTTATGTTATTAATCAG TACAAACAATTAAAGAACATTTCCCTGGGGACGCTTGGTTATGGACAAGATGAAAATGAAGGATCAGGTTTAAAAATCTGTAAACAGCAGTACAAGAAAGGCACAATGCTTCCTTCCAATGATACACTGAACATAGATGTTGCTACTGAAACAG AATGTATCCTTTTAAAGCCACAGGAGCTAGCCAGTAAGAAGGCTGAACTGAAGTTGAATTCCTCATTTTTCAATCTGGAATTTTACAG GCTTATACAGGTTGAAATCTCCTTCAAGCTAAAAGGCATCGCTCTCCAAACAATCCATGCCCGTGAATTGCCCGACTGTTACGTGTTTCAAAATACT ATCACTTTGAATAATAGAGCCCACAgtggaaaaatcaaaatttattttgatagTGATACTGATATTCAAGAATGCAAAGACTGGCACATATCTGGTTCTA TTCTCCAGAAAAATACTCAGTATGTTCTGGTTTTCGATGGATTTGTCATTATAAGTTGCCTTGCTTCTCTTATTCTCTGCACGCGATCCATTATTCTTGCCTTGAAACTGCAAAAA AGATTTGTGAATTTCTTCCTGGAGAAATACAAACGTCATGTCTGTCATGCTGATCGCTTGGAGTTCATAAATGGATGGTATGTCCTGGTAATTATCAGTGATATGATGACCATCATTGGATCAatcttaaaaatggaaataaaagccaaG AATCTTACAAGTTATGATGTCTGCAGTATTTTACTTGGAACATCAACTTTGTTTGTCTGGGTTGGCGTCATCCGATATTTGGGATATTTTCAAACCTACAAT GTACTCATTTTAACTATGCAAGCATCACTGCCCAAAGTTCTAAGGTTTTGTTGTTGTGCTGGGATGATTTATCTTGGCTATACTTTCTGTGGTTGGATTGTATTGGGACCTTATCATGAAAAG TTTGAAGATCTGAACACAGTGGCTGAGTGTCTGTTTTCTTTGGTCAATGGTGATGATATGTTCGCAACATTTGCTCAAATCCAGCAGAAGAGCATGTTGGTGTGGTTGTTCAGTCGGTTATATCTGTACTCCTTCATTAGTCTGTTTATATACATGATCCTCAGCCTTTTCATTGCACTCATTACAGACTCCTATGACACCATAAAG aaatatcaaCAAAGTGGGTTTCCAGTAACGGATCTACATGAATTTCTAAAAGAGTGTGGCAGTGTTGGCTATAGAAAAGAACAAGCTTCCATGCCGTTCATCTGCTGCTGTAGAAG ACAACAGAGCGATGACAACTTGATACTTATTAATTGA
- the MCOLN2 gene encoding mucolipin-2 isoform X8: MMAQSDLDLTETALKEDLKFYFMNPCEKYRARHQIPWKLALQILKILMVTTQYKQLKNISLGTLGYGQDENEGSGLKICKQQYKKGTMLPSNDTLNIDVATETECILLKPQELASKKAELKLNSSFFNLEFYRLIQVEISFKLKGIALQTIHARELPDCYVFQNTITLNNRAHSGKIKIYFDSDTDIQECKDWHISGSILQKNTQYVLVFDGFVIISCLASLILCTRSIILALKLQKRFVNFFLEKYKRHVCHADRLEFINGWYVLVIISDMMTIIGSILKMEIKAKNLTSYDVCSILLGTSTLFVWVGVIRYLGYFQTYNVLILTMQASLPKVLRFCCCAGMIYLGYTFCGWIVLGPYHEKFEDLNTVAECLFSLVNGDDMFATFAQIQQKSMLVWLFSRLYLYSFISLFIYMILSLFIALITDSYDTIKKYQQSGFPVTDLHEFLKECGSVGYRKEQASMPFICCCRRQQSDDNLILIN; the protein is encoded by the exons ATGATGGCTCAGTCAGATTTGGATCTAACAGAAACAGCTCTAAAAGAAGATTTGAAATTTTACTTCATGAACCCATGTGAAAAATACAGAGCAAGACATCAAATACCATGGAAACTGGCTTTGCAGATTTTGAAGATACTGATGGTTACTACACAg TACAAACAATTAAAGAACATTTCCCTGGGGACGCTTGGTTATGGACAAGATGAAAATGAAGGATCAGGTTTAAAAATCTGTAAACAGCAGTACAAGAAAGGCACAATGCTTCCTTCCAATGATACACTGAACATAGATGTTGCTACTGAAACAG AATGTATCCTTTTAAAGCCACAGGAGCTAGCCAGTAAGAAGGCTGAACTGAAGTTGAATTCCTCATTTTTCAATCTGGAATTTTACAG GCTTATACAGGTTGAAATCTCCTTCAAGCTAAAAGGCATCGCTCTCCAAACAATCCATGCCCGTGAATTGCCCGACTGTTACGTGTTTCAAAATACT ATCACTTTGAATAATAGAGCCCACAgtggaaaaatcaaaatttattttgatagTGATACTGATATTCAAGAATGCAAAGACTGGCACATATCTGGTTCTA TTCTCCAGAAAAATACTCAGTATGTTCTGGTTTTCGATGGATTTGTCATTATAAGTTGCCTTGCTTCTCTTATTCTCTGCACGCGATCCATTATTCTTGCCTTGAAACTGCAAAAA AGATTTGTGAATTTCTTCCTGGAGAAATACAAACGTCATGTCTGTCATGCTGATCGCTTGGAGTTCATAAATGGATGGTATGTCCTGGTAATTATCAGTGATATGATGACCATCATTGGATCAatcttaaaaatggaaataaaagccaaG AATCTTACAAGTTATGATGTCTGCAGTATTTTACTTGGAACATCAACTTTGTTTGTCTGGGTTGGCGTCATCCGATATTTGGGATATTTTCAAACCTACAAT GTACTCATTTTAACTATGCAAGCATCACTGCCCAAAGTTCTAAGGTTTTGTTGTTGTGCTGGGATGATTTATCTTGGCTATACTTTCTGTGGTTGGATTGTATTGGGACCTTATCATGAAAAG TTTGAAGATCTGAACACAGTGGCTGAGTGTCTGTTTTCTTTGGTCAATGGTGATGATATGTTCGCAACATTTGCTCAAATCCAGCAGAAGAGCATGTTGGTGTGGTTGTTCAGTCGGTTATATCTGTACTCCTTCATTAGTCTGTTTATATACATGATCCTCAGCCTTTTCATTGCACTCATTACAGACTCCTATGACACCATAAAG aaatatcaaCAAAGTGGGTTTCCAGTAACGGATCTACATGAATTTCTAAAAGAGTGTGGCAGTGTTGGCTATAGAAAAGAACAAGCTTCCATGCCGTTCATCTGCTGCTGTAGAAG ACAACAGAGCGATGACAACTTGATACTTATTAATTGA
- the MCOLN2 gene encoding mucolipin-2 isoform X3, which produces MMAQSDLDLTETALKEDLKFYFMNPCEKYRARHQIPWKLALQILKILMVTTQLIFFGLSNQLVVSFKEENTVAFKHLFLKGYSGVDEDDYSCSIYTQQEAYDSIFYVINQYKQLKNISLGTLGYGQDENEGSGLKICKQQYKKGTMLPSNDTLNIDVATETECILLKPQELASKKAELKLNSSFFNLEFYRLIQVEISFKLKGIALQTIHARELPDCYVFQNTITLNNRAHSGKIKIYFDSDTDIQECKDWHISGSILQKNTQYVLVFDGFVIISCLASLILCTRSIILALKLQKRFVNFFLEKYKRHVCHADRLEFINGWYVLVIISDMMTIIGSILKMEIKAKNLTSYDVCSILLGTSTLFVWVGVIRYLGYFQTYNVLILTMQASLPKVLRFCCCAGMIYLGYTFCGWIVLGPYHEKFEDLNTVAECLFSLVNGDDMFATFAQIQQKSMLVWLFSRLYLYSFISLFIYMILSLFIALITDSYDTIKKYQQSGFPVTDLHEFLKECGSVGYRKEQASMPFICCCRRQQSDDNLILIN; this is translated from the exons ATGATGGCTCAGTCAGATTTGGATCTAACAGAAACAGCTCTAAAAGAAGATTTGAAATTTTACTTCATGAACCCATGTGAAAAATACAGAGCAAGACATCAAATACCATGGAAACTGGCTTTGCAGATTTTGAAGATACTGATGGTTACTACACAg CTTATCTTTTTTGGTTTGAGTAACCAGTTGGTGGTCTCATTCAAAGAGGAGAACACTGTTGCTTTTAAACACCTTTTCCTGAAAGGATATTCTGGTGTTGATGAAGATGACTACAGCTGCAGTATATATACACAGCAGGAAGCTTATGATAGCATTTTTTATGTTATTAATCAG TACAAACAATTAAAGAACATTTCCCTGGGGACGCTTGGTTATGGACAAGATGAAAATGAAGGATCAGGTTTAAAAATCTGTAAACAGCAGTACAAGAAAGGCACAATGCTTCCTTCCAATGATACACTGAACATAGATGTTGCTACTGAAACAG AATGTATCCTTTTAAAGCCACAGGAGCTAGCCAGTAAGAAGGCTGAACTGAAGTTGAATTCCTCATTTTTCAATCTGGAATTTTACAG GCTTATACAGGTTGAAATCTCCTTCAAGCTAAAAGGCATCGCTCTCCAAACAATCCATGCCCGTGAATTGCCCGACTGTTACGTGTTTCAAAATACT ATCACTTTGAATAATAGAGCCCACAgtggaaaaatcaaaatttattttgatagTGATACTGATATTCAAGAATGCAAAGACTGGCACATATCTGGTTCTA TTCTCCAGAAAAATACTCAGTATGTTCTGGTTTTCGATGGATTTGTCATTATAAGTTGCCTTGCTTCTCTTATTCTCTGCACGCGATCCATTATTCTTGCCTTGAAACTGCAAAAA AGATTTGTGAATTTCTTCCTGGAGAAATACAAACGTCATGTCTGTCATGCTGATCGCTTGGAGTTCATAAATGGATGGTATGTCCTGGTAATTATCAGTGATATGATGACCATCATTGGATCAatcttaaaaatggaaataaaagccaaG AATCTTACAAGTTATGATGTCTGCAGTATTTTACTTGGAACATCAACTTTGTTTGTCTGGGTTGGCGTCATCCGATATTTGGGATATTTTCAAACCTACAAT GTACTCATTTTAACTATGCAAGCATCACTGCCCAAAGTTCTAAGGTTTTGTTGTTGTGCTGGGATGATTTATCTTGGCTATACTTTCTGTGGTTGGATTGTATTGGGACCTTATCATGAAAAG TTTGAAGATCTGAACACAGTGGCTGAGTGTCTGTTTTCTTTGGTCAATGGTGATGATATGTTCGCAACATTTGCTCAAATCCAGCAGAAGAGCATGTTGGTGTGGTTGTTCAGTCGGTTATATCTGTACTCCTTCATTAGTCTGTTTATATACATGATCCTCAGCCTTTTCATTGCACTCATTACAGACTCCTATGACACCATAAAG aaatatcaaCAAAGTGGGTTTCCAGTAACGGATCTACATGAATTTCTAAAAGAGTGTGGCAGTGTTGGCTATAGAAAAGAACAAGCTTCCATGCCGTTCATCTGCTGCTGTAGAAG ACAACAGAGCGATGACAACTTGATACTTATTAATTGA